A single region of the Raphanus sativus cultivar WK10039 chromosome 1, ASM80110v3, whole genome shotgun sequence genome encodes:
- the LOC108844440 gene encoding probable 3-hydroxyisobutyrate dehydrogenase-like 1, mitochondrial, whose protein sequence is MPLLLRRPLSPSLLSSFFLLRRRPMSSKSISPDPINPSTTRIGWIGTGVMGRSMCGHLIKAGYSVTVFNRTISKAQTLLDMGANLADSPNSLASQSDVVFSIVGYPSDVRRVLLDPNSGALSGLSPGGVLVDMTTSEPSLAEEISKAASSVDCFSIDAPVSGGDLGAKNGKLSIFAGGDEATVKRLDPLFSLMGKVNFMGTSGKGQFAKLANQITIASTMLGLVEGIVYAHKAGLDVRKFLEAISTGAAGSKSIDLYGERILKRDFDPGFYVNHFVKDLGICLNECQRMGLALPGLALAQQLYLSLKAHGEGDLGTQALILALERLNNVSVQSVVA, encoded by the coding sequence ATGCCACTGCTCCTCCGTCGACCCCTTTCTCCCTCCCTCCTCTCCTCCTtcttcctcctccgccgccgcccaATGTCTTCCAAATCCATCTCCCCCGATCCAATCAACCCGTCCACCACCCGAATCGGTTGGATCGGAACCGGCGTAATGGGCCGGTCAATGTGCGGACACCTAATCAAAGCCGGATACTCCGTCACCGTCTTCAACCGCACAATCTCCAAAGCCCAGACTCTCCTCGACATGGGCGCGAACCTAGCCGACTCCCCCAACTCCCTCGCTTCCCAATCCGACGTCGTCTTCTCAATCGTCGGTTACCCTTCCGACGTCCGCCGCGTCCTCCTCGATCCAAACTCCGGCGCTTTGTCCGGTCTATCTCCAGGCGGCGTCCTCGTCGACATGACCACCTCCGAGCCTTCTCTAGCCGAGGAGATATCCAAAGCAGCCTCCTCCGTCGACTGCTTCTCAATCGACGCTCCCGTCTCCGGCGGAGACCTCGGTGCTAAAAACGGGAAGCTCTCGATCTTCGCCGGAGGAGACGAAGCCACCGTGAAGCGTCTGGATCCGTTGTTTTCGCTTATGGGTAAAGTCAACTTCATGGGGACAAGCGGGAAAGGGCAGTTCGCGAAGCTAGCGAATCAGATCACGATCGCTTCGACGATGTTAGGGCTCGTGGAAGGGATCGTGTACGCTCATAAGGCTGGACTCGATGTTAGGAAGTTCCTCGAGGCGATTTCTACAGGAGCTGCGGGTTCGAAGTCGATTGATTTGTATGGAGAGAGGATTCTCAAGAGGGATTTCGATCCTGGGTTTTATGTGAATCATTTCGTTAAGGACTTGGGGATTTGTTTGAATGAGTGTCAGAGGATGGGGTTGGCTTTGCCTGGTTTAGCTCTTGCGCAGCAGCTTTACTTGTCTCTCAAGGCACATGGTGAAGGTGATCTTGGAACTCAAGCTCTTATTCTGGCACTGGAGCGACTCAACAATGTCTCTGTTCAATCAGTTGTTGCTTGA
- the LOC108847814 gene encoding uncharacterized protein LOC108847814, with amino-acid sequence MEASTPWIWLPPTGATGDVFFSIIWSLWIARNKRIFESRHSSPQEVITRALTSSKEWTLAQIDSKPPSPQTTITTLHPRPSLPPNTILCNTDAAWEASTKASGLGWIFTIPGARSQQGFQSNLHVRSALQAEALAIREALKHAIHLGYTKIWLRSDSKGLIEAIVSITKPKEVYGILADIETLSSTFLFCSFSFVSRSLNGPADAIAKSALCNLNSSWA; translated from the coding sequence ATGGAAGCATCTACCCCCTGGATTTGGCTACCCCCAACAGGAGCTACGGGTGATGTTTTCTTCTCAATCATCTGGTCTCTTTGGATAGCGAGAAACAAGCGCATCTTCGAATCTCGCCACTCATCTCCACAGGAAGTCATCACGAGAGCTCTTACAAGCTCAAAGGAATGGACGCTCGCCCAAATCGACTCGAAGCCACCAAGCCCTCAGACGACAATAACCACATTGCATCCACGGCCCTCGCTCCCTCCAAATACGATACTTTGCAATACAGACGCGGCGTGGGAGGCAAGCACGAAAGCTTCGGGTTTAGGATGGATCTTCACGATTCCAGGCGCCCGATCACAACAGGGATTCCAATCGAACTTGCACGTCCGATCGGCGCTCCAAGCGGAGGCTCTAGCGATCAGGGAAGCTCTCAAACACGCCATTCATCTTGGCTACACCAAAATCTGGCTGAGATCAGATTCAAAAGGGCTCATCGAAGCCATTGTTTCAATCACAAAACCGAAGGAAGTCTACGGAATCCTAGCGGATATTGAAACCCTATCATCTACTTTCCTCTTTTGCTCTTTCTCGTTTGTTTCAAGATCACTTAATGGGCCAGCGGATGCAATAGCAAAATCTGCTTTATGTAATCTGAACTCTTCTTGGGCCTAG
- the LOC108835949 gene encoding cell wall / vacuolar inhibitor of fructosidase 1 encodes MKKMVVVMVMMLVMVSEASMIEQTCKETPDFNLCVSLLDSDPRGSSADTSGLALILVDKIKGLATKTLNEINYLYKKRPELKQALDECSRRYKTILKADVPEAIEAISKGVPKFGEDGVIDAGVEAAVCEGEFKGKSPLTSLTKSMQKISNVTRAIVRMLL; translated from the exons ATGAAGaagatggtggtggtgatggtgatgatgtTGGTGATGGTGAGTGAAGCGAGTATGATAGAGCAGACATGCAAAGAGACACCAGATTTCAATCTATGCGTCTCTCTCCTCGACTCCGACCCACGTGGCTCCTCTGCCGACACCTCTGGCCTCGCTCTTATCCTCGTCGACAAAATCAag GGGTTGGCGACGAAGACCTTGAACGAAATCAACTATCTATATAAAAAGAGACCGGAACTGAAACAGGCTTTAGACGAATGTAGTCGAAGATACAAAACAATCTTAAAGGCTGATGTTCCCGAAGCCATTGAAGCTATATCTAAAGGAGTTCCGAAGTTCGGCGAGGACGGTGTGATCGATGCTGGTGTGGAAGCTGCTGTATGTGAAGGAGAATTTAAAGGGAAATCTCCGTTAACTAGTTTGACCAAATCAATGCAGAAAATCTCTAATGTGACAAGAGCCATTGTGAGAATGTTGCTttga